acattgcttgactttttcccttactgcttttaatattctttctttgttttctgcatttggtattttgattactatgtgatgaagggaatttcttttctgatctagtctatttggagttctgtaggcttcttgtatattcataggCATatgtttctttaggttagggaagttttcttcgataattttgttgaagatacttactggTCCCCTAAGTTgagaatctttgctttcttctatacctattatccttaggtttggtcttcttattgtatcctggatttcctggatgttttgggttaagagttTTTTgtatcttgtgttttcttggacagttgtgccaatgttttctatggtatcttctgcacctgagattctctcttctatctcctgtattttGTTGATCATGCTTGCAACactgactcctgatctctttcctaggttttctatctccagggtagtctccctttgtgatttcttcattgtttctacttccatttttatgtcctgaattgttttgatagattccttcacctgtttggttgtgttttcttgcaattctttaagggatttttgtgtttcctctttaagggcttctagctgtttacatgtgttctcctgttgTCAGAAGCCAGGATCCTCGCTTCTTACCCTCACTTCCTACTTcttcccacctgcacaatgtcccctgcagcttcatctccctggcaaccacaaggttctgcttgatagttacaaatagatttataGACTTAAACCAGTGTACAGTATCTTTTGAGGAAAGTTAGaccaccattgtttcagggcacagggcAAAAGGATTCTATACTTTCCCATCACCtagatccctcttacccctccctttgcaaaatgtattataaataagcactttgtgcccaaatatatgactcttgacaagcatttgctttcttgagtccattctctctctcgtcCCTTCTTATTCCAGGTTGTAATTCTCcccgtccctcacgaataacctaggacctgctggCCAGGtcatcctgtatttctttgagggagttatttatgttcttctgaAAGTCTTCTATCATCGTCATGAAATGTGAtcttaaatctgaatcttgcttttctgataTCATGGGGCActtaggacttgctatggtggaagaactcggtcctgatgatgccaaataaccttggtttctgtttcttatgttcttgtgcttgccttttgctatctggttatttctagtgctaccttcactcagtgtttctgactggagcctgtctgtcctgttatgtTGATTGTGTCAGAACCCCTCAgagtccacctgtctctgaaATCCTATAATCCTGAAATCCTTTTTGTGATAGCTCCTGAAAGCCAGGCTGCtcctgggatcctgaaatcctggagTGCCCAAGCTCCtaagatcctgtgatcctatcaGCCTATGtttctgggcatgttagagctcctgagagtccagccttctctgggttttggcGGATTGAGTGTAGAGTTGTTGCCCTAAAACTGCTCTAAGCACAGGTGCAGACTGGAAAGGTCCTGTGCCAATGGCTTTGAGGGAGTTCCTGGATCCCTGTGAGTCCCAAATTACTCTTTGTTGGGGGTGGAGTTTTGTGGCCTCTTCACCTACACTCCTGGGCATTTTAGAGCTTCTGGGAATCCAGACTACTTTGGGTTTGTGGGGACTGGGTGTAGAGCTGATGCCTTAAGTCTACCCCAAGCCCAGGCACAGATTGGAAGTAACCTCACATTTCTAAGTAGGACATGTAAGTGATTCTTAGCAAGAGAAGTCACATGATGCAATGGAACCCTATTTTTACTCCCCTGGTGGGCCTTCAAAGAAAGATTTTCTTACAGTGAAGATTTTCCCAGGCCATCTAGTCCTGGGAGATGACCATTGTGCTTTCAGTTGTTTGGGTGTCTGAGGGGATCTGTCAGTGAAATAGATCACTATCGTCTGTCTTCCCTACTGCACAAGTAACATCATAGCTATTATTTAAATTCATGACACAAAGTTGATGCATTCCATCTTTGAACCCACTGATCCATACCCAGAACCATTAATTGTAactctttatattttcttgtcATGCCTAGGTTTCACAGAAAATCAAACATGAGTCTTTCACAAAATCATCCAGTACAACATGCAAACTTCAGGGGACATAACTCAAGTCCTTCCTccattgttataaaaataaaaattttattgttgAAGTAAAGAATAGCCTTTCTTCTGGAATCGagaagttcttttctttctttcttttctttcttcctttttttttttttctcgagacagggtttctctgtatagctttggctgacctggaactcactctgtagactaggctggcctggaactcagaaagctgcctgcctctgcctctgcctcccaagtgctgggaaataaaactgtgcgccaccaccacccagcgagAAATTCTTTTCAATAGTTAACATTCAACTGTTCtctaatattattttctataaaattacataattatGTCTGTGTTTAACCTTCAGAATCCATTTTACTCAGAAAATCGCTTTCTGAACCAACAAGCTCATCCTTCATCTCTTTCTGACTTACTCTACTGCATGCTATGACACTTTTCTCATTGTAAAAAGAAGACATAGTCCACTTTTGATTACAAACTTTTGATTATCAAGAACTTCTTAATTTTGTGTGAAGGTATTATATATCATATGAGGATCTGTACACATCTGATTCAAagtatcaagttgacaactagggttggtttacatttaaatattgacTGTTAGTGGGACAGAGTACTGAGAAAGAGTCTGCTTTGGAACTTTGGAAAACCTATAACTTGATAGATAGAcagggctggcttcaaactcacaaaaatctaccTATGTCTGCCTTTTGATTGGTGAAGACACAGGCAAGGACCATCATGCTAGGTTGCATGTAGCATTAAAAGAAATAACTAATTCAAAGTAAGACAAGGTATCATAAAGAGACCTGGAATGAATTGAATCAAAAACACTCCTGTCTCAACATTTTCCTTTTATCATTATTTCATTTACTGCTTGCCTGGATAAGATGCTTCATTATAAATCATCATGACTTCATTGTTGGTGACATTATAAAACTACATTCATATTCAAAACGTGACCCTTTCTAAATAGAACCACAAATGTTAGGAGATACTGAGTATCAAAGAAAGCAAATTTTTATGCATTTCCTATAAGAAGGATACTGTGTTTAATCCTACCTGTACACAGAGCCATGTAAATTTCATTTTCCCAAATGAAATTCAGCCTATGTCATCCCTTCTGATCCTTGAATCTAAATCCTTGCAGTATGCTCATTTTGTGgacattttcactttattttattttcgtgTTCAGCATGGCATGGGCAGAAAATTTGAAAGCTGCCACATACAACAGATGGAACTGAAATTCTATCATATGCAAATAACACAAAGCAGACACAGCCTCTATGACAGTGTGATGACAGATACAGGAAGCACTGCAATCTACTTGAATGAGGTGGGAAAAATGAGCATTAGCTGAGATCTCTGATTTTGATGAGAACAAAAGGAAAACCATGgattgccccacctagggatcaatGCCATCTGCAGTCACCAAACTCccacactattactgaggccaaGAAGTGCTCGCTGATAGGAACCTGCTATAGCTTTTTCCTGAGaagttctaccagcacctgagcAATACACATCCATATACTCACATTCACCAattggactgagcctggagaCACCAATAGAAGAGCcaagggaagaacagaaggagctgaaggggttggaaccccataggaagaacaatatcaattaactggATCCAGAGCTCCAAGGGATTAAACCACCATCCAAATGGTATAAATGGAGGAAGCCATGTTTCCGGATACATTTATAGAAGAGAATCACctcatctgacatcagtgggaggggaggcccatGGTCTTGTGAAGCCTTGCTGCCATAGCATatggggatgctagagcagtgagatGGGAGTGGTTGAACGGGTAGGAAAGCACCCTTGTAGAGGCAAAATTGAGGGTCAGAGGAAGGATGGGACTGCGGTTTCTGCAGTGGTAAGCAGGAAGGGGATATctttttaaatgcaaatgaataaaatgattaataaaaagagaaaaaagaaaagtccacTGTAAGATCTATAAAAGCAAGGCATCTGAGGCAGTTTCTGGTATAGACCATTCATTTGTAATATCCTAAAACTACTACAGGAATCCTGATTCAGAGTCTGTAACTCATGTAGAAAAGACAATATTCTGCATGTGTCCATGAAGTTTATATAGAGCACTGTGCTGTCCTCAGCAGCCTTGTTGACCaatgtcatttatttctttttctgttatttctaaCTGCTTTGTTCATTCTGTGAATGTAGCAAATGTATTTGGCAAGGGATATTGGCAGCATTGTTTCTGTGTGCCTGGCCTTTATGTCATTTTGTTATCACTTCTTTAATGTCATCAGGGACCACCTCATTTCCTGGATTCAAAAGTAATATTTTCATCTTTACACACTGAAAGGTTACAATCGGGTCCAATGGTGCTGGGGTCTGCAATCAACCTTTCTTTTCAGGAGTTAGGTATGGACTTTTTGATTTTGAGAGGAGATCATATCTATCTGGCTGAAGAAAATAATCAACTGGTACACACTGCCTAGCATCATAGAGGTATCACTGCACCTGCAAAAATTAATTGCTGGGGAGCATAAAAACCACAATTTTCTAACATGTTAAGGGCCCTAAGTTTCAAGCTTAGAAAGAATAAATAGGAAATTAGATGGTGATGGACTGGGTAAAATGCCTTTCAGTCTGACAGATCATAGCATGGTGGTCAATACCAGCATATAATCATTGAAAAGCTGATGAttactttttagaaattatttattttatgtttatgtattataacacaccattttctcttttattttctccctcaATACATTTGCAAATACCCAAACATTCTCTCTGTCAAATGCATTAGTTATTTTTCATTAAGTATTATTAcatatttgatttcatttttttcattaattttggattgaatatttcatttacatttcagatgttattccctttctccatttcccctcaccCAGAAACCTATTCcaccacccctcctcctgcttctttaaGGATGTGCCCACACCCATTCACATACTCCTACCTCCCTACCTTCAAattccccacactggagcatccaacattcacaggaccaaggacttcaaCCTATTCTCCAAACTATTCTGGACAAGGCCATActcccctacacatacagttGTAGACATGGGTTCCTCTCtgtgtgctcccagactggtgacGTAGACCCTCAGAGCTCTGGTTGGTtcgtattgttgctttccccatggggctgcaaaccccttcaactccttcagtcttctctctaactcttccattaggaaccccatgatcagttccgtggttagctgtgagcatcctcctctgtatatgtcaggctctggcatttGATTTCTAATGGGTGACAAAAACAAACTTGATATAGAGAGAAAATGATGAACTCAGAGAAGCCAAGGGTGAGGACACCATAACcaaaatatattatgtgaaaacattttttaccatttttattggctattttatatgtttatatttcaaatgttatcccatttcctggTTTCCCCCATGGAAACCTCATATcccatctccccactccctgcttCTATTACAGTGcttccccatccacccactcactcccagcaccttgccctggcattctcctatgTCAGgactgtggaagggtatcctggttcttgggttgagtgttcagccacgcccccagaacacAGGCTTCTGACATGAGGTCTGATCTGAGCCCTTCAGTCACGTAGTACACAGGTAGCAGGAGTAATtgacaggtctccacctccagagattaaaatattaatgagttatctaaaggccaggggcatagctaattaaattATTTCCTCCCCTTTTTCCACTCCTTATAAACATCAGGCTCCTCTGGCTTTTGGGTGGGAGCGTGAACCATCTATACTCAtccaccatgccatgaacaataaaagctttggaaaactcctggactccacgtgtctcctggaCTTGCACCTTCCTGAAACAGCCACTGGCCCACCCAcagtggctgtgtgaatgtgggacccgcTGCCAGTGGTGTGGAAAGACCGAGCGGACCCTGCTGCCCGACCACTGTGGGACACCGCTGCTGGgctccccctcaccccctcccgtGCATGAGTTTTTTTCCCACACTCCTACACTGGAGAATctagcttccacaggaccaaaagtctctcctcccactgatttacaacaagaccatcctctgctatatatgtgacttgagccatgggttgctccatgtgtactctttggtcatttagtccctgggagctctggggtgtctggttttTTGATATTGTGGTTCTTCCTACAGGATTGCAAtcaaactattttcaataaaattaaaaatcattaagaATGTTTTCATGACATAATTACGCATTTTATTCACTAGTTATTTGCAAAATGCTtttgaagaaacaacaaaaacaaagaacagcaaaGAGTTTCAGAGAAACATatattattatgtgtatatatattatatgtatattttcaatatattaaCGACTACCAAGAAGACACAATTTTATGGAACAAAATTTACAGTGGCTGTTATGAATTGTGCTGGCAGTAATTATGGACACTCTAGATCCATCAAGTGTAAAATTTCACTAAAAtattgaaatttcttttcttgtgttcTATAGTAGTATGGTTCATGATATCAGACTTATTGTCCTGTGGCAATAAAGAACTCATTATAGAAACTGGGCTTTATGGTTTGGAGGTTTTATGGGAAAAACTTGGAAAAATTGTTACCAACAAACCTACTTTGCTGTGTGATATTCATGTTACTGAAGTAATATAGCATGCCAGTTACGACACAATATGTGAAAAATTCTATGTGTATATCCATAacagctttctttttttgttgtttttttgtttttggtctttgttttttgtttttcgggacagggtttctctgtgtagccctggctgtcctggaactcactctgtagaccaggctggcctcgaactcagaaatccacctgcctctgcctcccaagtgctgagattaaaggcgtgcgcaaccactgcccggcttcataACTGCTTTCAATGCTTTGAATATATCTTGCCTCTCTGCTGTATCAAACTAAGTTTCAAGTGATTGGAGAAACAATAAACAGCATCCAACTAATGTGAAACAAGCAAGGCAAGTTTTCCTTAATGAATGTTATcaaacatttaatgaaaatataacacCAATTCTTCTAATATTGTTCTTTGAACTACTAAGGGACAGAAACTATCACATGTTCCACATAGCCCAATATTGTATCAGATATCTGATACcaacaagaaataaagacataAGGAATCATAGGGAATCTCTAAAATAATATTTGCTAAACATCGaagcaaatttttattttaaatattcttcaaGTGTTACAGTGAGTGCCTTGAAATTGCCAGCCAACAGAAtaaactatgaagaaaaaaacccaaagattTTCTTTGATACATCAGTAATGACATTGTAGTGTGTGGTATATATTATATTCACTATGTCAAGTGAATAAGATGAGCTTTaggcaaagagagaaacaaagtgcAAGTAACACTACTAATGTCCCAAGTAACATGATGTGTGTCCCTGTAGAAAACAACGTGGAAGCTCACCTTTCAGTCTGGGCAAAAGCAAATTCACTATTATTGAAAGACGTGAATGTTTGACATATAGGCTTCTTGGATCCTAGTCCAATGTTTATGTACATCAAATGACATCCCAAAATACTGCCTTAGCTCAGCATGTTATTTTAATAGCTGCTATAAGGGATGATGCTGTCACAATGCAGTGAAGAGTCAGCTGTCTTGGAGAGGATGCACATTCCCATTcattcacatggcatcacctTCCAGAATACAAAAAGGATAAAAAATCACAAGCATCACGACAATTAACTCATCCTACCAGTAAGTACACAAAAgtactaaaaaaattaaactaacaaTGGCATAATTCAACCAATGTATAAAACAAATTCTAATTTATAGTTCTAAGAAAATTCAGTGAACTTCATAGCAATATTCTACTATAACCCAATGAAGTACCAACCATCCTAAAAATATATCCAGTGATGATGGTAGATGGGGTTAAAGACTCCACTTGATTTCTAGTAGAACTATAACTCAGTGTGGCCATTATGCACATCAGTGGAATGTATTTCAAAAATTACAAATCAAACTCAATGCCCCGTATGTGTCACACATTGTATTCTAACCTACTTACGTAAATTAGTATATCAGACATTCATGTGTAATGTTGCAAAGTACTATGAGACAGtactaaattaaaacaaataagaactagttttgaatgaaaaatataagtatatactatcaagaataaaatactttcatttcATTTGAGTACAATATATGAAATTGTTCTCAGTCACCTTAGTGAGGTGTGAATAAACCTCAACCAAAAAATGTTTCATCAAAAGGCAGTCACCAACAGGGACTGAAGATTGGGCAAGAGAACAGTATTATAATGCAGATTGATAGTGAATGCATACCACATACTGATAGTGGACAGGATGAGTGTTGGACCTGTATAATTCCAGGTGCTATTGAACTTTTACATAATGACAGGTTATCCAGATAACAAGAATGTTAGTAAGAGGAGATTTGGCAAACATGACTAGCATACAATAGTATATGAACAACAAAACTCATTCTCAACTCCTGCCTCAATGTTGCATATGAGACTGCCCTTCCAGACACTACACAATGGAAGTCATAAAGTCCCATGATTCAAATCAAAGTCTGACTGACATGGAAACTTTATGACCTTCTCAACTCTTGTCTTACTACGAAAGTTCTGATGAAACTCATTATCATGATTGCCAATTGTGTTCATACTTACAGCGGTTCACACGTGGTCTAGCCCAAGTGGCTGAGGAAAATATTGTCATTGGAACGTTTGCCATAGATATGAATGAAGTTATGACACCTGAGCACGGAAAACATGATCTTCACAACATGTTTTCAAAATGTGTTGATCAAGATTTTCAGACCTCAGATGCAGAGCCTGAGGCCCTAATTTTCCAGATGTATCCAGGGAGCAAGTCACAGGATGAGTGGATAGGAAATATACAGAGAATATAATTAAATGGATCTCTAGACTGTAACTGTATTAAATCAGATGcataggtgtatatgtgtgtgtgtgtaatgtttgtCTTCATGAGAGATACATTTCACAACTGCTCCATCTAATCCTAGCAGACATGAAGAAGCTGTTTGCTTTCACTATTTCCTTCTTGATCCTGaagttttctctcatcttttgCAGTTTGACTGATCCTGGTTGCTTTTGGAGGATAAAGAATAATGAAGATGATGATGGAGATTTGCGAAATGACTGTGGATTTGTTCTTGTAGTAGATACACAACCCATAgacaaattatattattataacacCATTTTTGAGTAAGTCATAAACTTGATTACCATGTTCAATGTCATGAATTAGCAATATGTAGCTGTGCATGCAAACTGTGATTTTTCTGTCCTGTTCTTCCCACAGTAACATTAGTAACTACTGAAAATTAACTCTCATGTTACTTAGTGTGCTACTTTCAAATGTGTCACAGTTTAGTTTGGATTTAGTACAGTGAGCTCCAATTCACaaaggtggacagtgagaaaatataaattctataaTTTGCCTTCTCATGGATTTCATATGTTGAAAGATGCCATTGCACAAGGTGTCTTAATCTGCTTTGAATTCACAATTGACACCACTATCAAAAGCTCAATGTGAAGAGGCTGTATCACTGCCTATTTTCAATTGTCTGTGAAGGATTCCTATATCAGCATGCATTCTAAAGGCCATCATAAAAAATTATTGAATATTGGTCTCTATCATTTGGGCATACAGTCATACGttgaaatatgtatatgtgtaataaaCATAATGAAATGTATAGTATTACAAATATAGTTGTGAATATACATATGGAAAACCTGCCATGTTTGAGATTCTGTTACTAGAGTATTATTTTGGTCCACTTGTGCATATGTTCAGTCACAGATTAAGTTTATGATCAGTGTCGGATAGGTGGTCAATATTGCTATTaattagtgaataaataaaacattagagAAATTCTATGAGGAATATTGTACTTCCTGTGCATAAGAATCTGTTCTCAGATGCCAAGCATGAGATGATATCAGTGGTGGGTGCAGATCAGAGTTATGAAGGAAGAAGTGTTGAAACAGCTCACCTAGTCACTGTGTCTAagacttctttcttttatgaactgAAGTTTCCTGTGCTTTACTGTCTCTGATGCTCATCCCATCTCTTATTAATTTCCACATTTTTTGGATTTTAAGAATACATTTTCCAATTGTTAGCCACAATACACTGTGCACACTTTGATACTGATTGTTGCATCATATTACTACTATTTTTGGATGTTATTTCAGTATGAACTGTATTTCTGTTTTATCCTATGTTATCCCACACCTCATtggtaaaataatagaaattctcATTAATGACTCTTTTACAAGCAGTAATGATGTTTATAATTGAAATATATGAACTATGTCAATCCACGTTTGtggtttaaaatgaaaacagctcTAAAGACTCAATTGAAATATGCAAGTCTGAGCAAAAGAGCATGTTTAGTGTTTTTACTTCTGATGAGAGGAAATTGCCAATAGTAATAGATGTACTAGGAGACTGTGATGGAACATATGAACACATTTCAAGTGGAGAAAAGATCTCAGTGCACAGACATCATGTAAAGAATGGCAGAATATTAGTAAAACTGAGGTGTTAAGAGAAATCTGATACATTTAAAAGTACATTGACATAGTAATGTTGACACTAAAAGGCCACATCAAATTGATATATAAACAAGCCCCAAAGGATAATAACATGGTTATGTGgtgtttttatcattttacatattttcaaatGGATATATAAATTTAAGTGACATGTATCATAAAGGAATTGATGAAATGAGCATTTTCTTAGTATTAAACTTGAAAgagtatttcatattttcttatttgtaaactTTTATTACTGATTAAACAAATTCTCTCATAGAAACACGAATTAATTGTTTAAGTAATCTGATTGTTAGAcaatttatgtaaatataaatgaattttgaATACTCTATGTGAGGTAGTAATGTATTATGGCTCTTGAATATATTTCTTAATGATTCACAGTTAAATACTTTATGTTCCTTTACTATGCTTCAATTCCAAAAAATATCTTGTATGCTTTGAAACATAATTTAGTACTCAGGTGTTAGAAATAGAATTctgaggactagagagatggctcagtggttaagagcactaactgttcttcccaTGGTCCTGAAGTCAATCCCCCACAACCACATAGTGGCACACAACCATATGTAATTGGCTTTGATGCCTTTCTCTGGTATGTCCGAAAATAGTGacagtatacacacatatataaaataaacaaatctttaaaaaataaatgggattctgagttgttgatattgttaaataCATGTTAATGATATTTTAGagtaataaaacatttgaaagttGAATCAAATATCTTTAAGTATTAATTGATTCTTAAAATACTTGATATGATTAAGATATGTagtacttaaaatttttaaattataaaaaaattaaggagaATGTGTTATGAATTAGATACATGGTTCAAGTCATAAGGTTTTCTTTCTGTGGATATAGAACTCTAAGACTATTGTATAGTATGGAGTATTACTCTATAGGAGTGTAATCTAGCTCATGGGTGATGTTCAAAGACAAAGCAAGctctttataaattttcataaatataaaaattatcatgTCAGACAGACCTATGTTAGTGAATTCTTAAGTTGTTTTCAACTCCAATGATGTCTAATTTCTCAGGCATACTTCAGAAAAAGCAGAATTTAGATAGAAATTTTTATCATGTCTTGTAGTACATTTATTGCAATTGAACAGAAAATTTCATGTTTTGTACTCTTTCCTTAATCATTCCTGTGACTTCCTTTAGAATACCACCAAGAAAATATGAGTTTTTTTTGGTATTGCTTTTTGCTACCGATGAGATCAACAAAAATCCTCATCTTTTACCCAACCTGACTTTCATGTTTTCCATCATTATGGGCATGTGTGACCATACATTCAGACTTCTGAATGAGAAATATTCACCAAAAATAAAGGGATTTGAGTTTGCTAACTATGATTGTCAAGGAGGGTCTAGATGTGATATACGACTTACAGGACCATCATGGACGACAGCCTTAAAACTGGCAGTTAATAATAGGAAACCAAAGGTGAGAATGTCTGACACTGGATGAGTTAACACCTTCTTTATTCCATTCACAGGTATTTAGCAAGAAAACTTGGGCAGCATGCTTTTGTGAGTGTGctgttataaatatatttcaaaggaTTAGATACTCAGATCATAGATGTACTAGGGTAAGAGGTAAAACTGTTTCCTAGAATATTCAGACTTTTCAGGAATACTATGGAATCTAATAGGAATGGGACATAATATTTATAAGAGAATCTTACTATGCTTAATAGAAATTCTGAAGCTATTCTGAAAGCAACATTACTCATATATAAGACCAAACTTCCTAAAAATCATATTCCTCTTGTGgatgtttcattcttttttccatatcctttaggttttttttggACCATTTAATTCAAACTTGAATGACCATGATCAATTTCCCTATATCTCTCAGATAGCAACTAAGGACACATGTTTGTCCCCTGCCATGGTCTccttaatgtttcattttaaatggaCTTGGATAGGAGTAGTCATCCCAAGTGATGACCAGGGTATACAGTTTCTGTCAGACttgagagaagaaatgcaaagatATGGGATCTGTTTAGCCTTTGTGAATGTGATACCAGAAACCATGCAGCTATACTTGGAAAGGGCTACGATATATGATAAACAAATTATGACATCATCAGCAAAGGTTGTTGTCATTTATGGTCAAAAGAACTCTACTCTAGAAGTCAGCTTTAGAAGATGGGAAGATTTAGGATTATGGAGAATCTGGATCACAACTTCACAATGGGATGTCATCACATATAAAAGAGATTTCAACCTTGATTTCTTCCATGGGACTGTTACTTTTGCACACCACCATGGTGAGATTTCTAAATTTTGGAAATTTATACAAACAATGGACACCTCCGTATACCCAATAGACCGTTTTAAAACTAAACTGGAgtggaattattttaattgttcaacCTCCAAAAACAAGAATAGCACAAttgatcattttaaatttaacaaCACATGGGAATGGTTAGCACAGCAGAGATTTCATATGGACCTGAGTGAAGAAGGTTACAATTTGTATAATGCTGTGTATGCTGTGGCCCACACCTACCATGAACTCATTTTTCAACAAGTGGAATCtcaggaaaa
This genomic stretch from Arvicanthis niloticus isolate mArvNil1 chromosome 30, mArvNil1.pat.X, whole genome shotgun sequence harbors:
- the LOC143440919 gene encoding vomeronasal type-2 receptor 116-like isoform X1; protein product: MKKLFAFTISFLILKFSLIFCSLTDPGCFWRIKNNEDDDGDLRNDCGFVLVVDTQPIDKLYYYNTIFEIPPRKYEFFLVLLFATDEINKNPHLLPNLTFMFSIIMGMCDHTFRLLNEKYSPKIKGFEFANYDCQGGSRCDIRLTGPSWTTALKLAVNNRKPKVFFGPFNSNLNDHDQFPYISQIATKDTCLSPAMVSLMFHFKWTWIGVVIPSDDQGIQFLSDLREEMQRYGICLAFVNVIPETMQLYLERATIYDKQIMTSSAKVVVIYGQKNSTLEVSFRRWEDLGLWRIWITTSQWDVITYKRDFNLDFFHGTVTFAHHHGEISKFWKFIQTMDTSVYPIDRFKTKLEWNYFNCSTSKNKNSTIDHFKFNNTWEWLAQQRFHMDLSEEGYNLYNAVYAVAHTYHELIFQQVESQEKTKTIGVFLDCPKVASVLKTRVFTNPLGELVKMNHRESQCAIYDIFEIWNSPQGFGLKVKIGSYFPYFPQNQKLHISEDLEWATGITSVPTSTCSVTCRVGFRKIHQEQTPDCCFECAQCPENEISNDTADMEQCVRCPDDKYANFEQTHCLQRTVSFLAYEDPLGMALGCTALSFSALTVLVLVTFVKYKTTPIVKANNCILSYILLLSLILCFLCSLLFIGHPNKATCILQQTTFGVFFTVAVSTVLAKTITVVMAFKLTTPGIKMRGMLISGIPNLVIPICTIIQLVLCGAWLLTSPPFIDRDTQSEHGKTIIVCNKGSAIAFHFVLGYLGSLALASFTVAFMARNLPDRFNEAKFLTFSMLVFCSVWITFLPVYHSTTGKVMVAVEVFSILASSAGVLGCIFVPKCYVILVRPD
- the LOC143440919 gene encoding vomeronasal type-2 receptor 116-like isoform X2; translated protein: MKKLFAFTISFLILKFSLIFCSLTDPGCFWRIKNNEDDDGDLRNDCGFVLVVDTQPIDKLYSVTSFRIPPRKYEFFLVLLFATDEINKNPHLLPNLTFMFSIIMGMCDHTFRLLNEKYSPKIKGFEFANYDCQGGSRCDIRLTGPSWTTALKLAVNNRKPKVFFGPFNSNLNDHDQFPYISQIATKDTCLSPAMVSLMFHFKWTWIGVVIPSDDQGIQFLSDLREEMQRYGICLAFVNVIPETMQLYLERATIYDKQIMTSSAKVVVIYGQKNSTLEVSFRRWEDLGLWRIWITTSQWDVITYKRDFNLDFFHGTVTFAHHHGEISKFWKFIQTMDTSVYPIDRFKTKLEWNYFNCSTSKNKNSTIDHFKFNNTWEWLAQQRFHMDLSEEGYNLYNAVYAVAHTYHELIFQQVESQEKTKTIGVFLDCPKVASVLKTRVFTNPLGELVKMNHRESQCAIYDIFEIWNSPQGFGLKVKIGSYFPYFPQNQKLHISEDLEWATGITSVPTSTCSVTCRVGFRKIHQEQTPDCCFECAQCPENEISNDTADMEQCVRCPDDKYANFEQTHCLQRTVSFLAYEDPLGMALGCTALSFSALTVLVLVTFVKYKTTPIVKANNCILSYILLLSLILCFLCSLLFIGHPNKATCILQQTTFGVFFTVAVSTVLAKTITVVMAFKLTTPGIKMRGMLISGIPNLVIPICTIIQLVLCGAWLLTSPPFIDRDTQSEHGKTIIVCNKGSAIAFHFVLGYLGSLALASFTVAFMARNLPDRFNEAKFLTFSMLVFCSVWITFLPVYHSTTGKVMVAVEVFSILASSAGVLGCIFVPKCYVILVRPD